A stretch of DNA from Hydrogenophaga sp. SL48:
GTTTGAGCGTCACCACGCGCGGCAGGGACTTCATGTTGGTGATGCAGGCCAGGCCGTTCTTGCCGTTGATGTTCATGGCGTCGGAGCCGCAGATGCCTTCGCGGCAGGAGCGGCGAAACGACAGGCTCGGGTCCAGGGCCTTGAGTCGCATGAGCACGTCGAGCAGCATGCGATCGCCGGGGTGGACGTCGATCTCCAGCGTCTGCATGTACGGCTTGGTATCGAGGTCCGGGTCGTAGCGGTAGATCTTGAAGGTGTGCATGGGGGCTTTCAAAAAAAAGAAGGCTCATGACTTCACCAGCCGCTGCATCCAGTCGAGCAGCACGGTGGGCAACGAGGTTGGCGTCTGCAGCAAGGCGTGGTGCTGGGCACCAAACACGGCGGGCAGGTAGCTCGCGGCCTGCCGGTCCACGGCCAGGCAGAACGGCGAGATGCCCTGCAGCCGGGCTTCGGTCACGGCCTGGCGGGTGTCTTCGATGCCGTAGCGGCCTTCGTAGACATCGTTGTCGTTGGGTTTGCCGTCGGACAGGAGCAGCAGCAGCCGGTGCGTGGCGTCTTCGCGCATGAGCGTGGCGCTGGCGTGGCGCAGGGCGGCGCCGGTGCGCGTGTACTGATCGGGTTCGAGGGCCGCGATGCGCAGCGCCACGGCGGAGCTGTAGGGCTCGTCGAAGCGCTTGATGTCCCAGAGGCTCACCGAGGCGGGCCCGTTGCCCGAGAAGGCCTGCACCGCGAAGGGTTCGCCCATCGCCCCGAGGGCGATGCACACCAGCAGCAGGGCCTCGCGCTCGACGTCGATCACCCGGCGGTTGTTCGAGATCCAGCCGTCGGTGGAGCCGCTGACGTCGATGAGGATCAGGATGGCCATGTCGCGGCGCGTGCGCTGTTGCGAGCAATACAGGTCGTCGGCCATGGGCCAGCCGGCGCGCAGGTTGGCCAGGCCTTCCACGCAGGCTTCGAGGTCGATGTCGTCGCCGTCGGTCTGGCGGCGTCGCAGCATGCGTTGGGGGCGCAGGGCCGCGAAGCGCTGGCGGATGGCGCCGAGCAGCGCGCGGTGCGCGGCCAGGGTGTCGTCCACCCAGCGCTGTGCGCCGGCCGGTGCCTCACGCAGCCGCACCGTGGCGCCGGGGTGGCGGTAGGCCGCTGTCCGCCAGTCCCACTCGGGGTAGCAGAAGGTCTGCGGGGCGTCTGGCGCGGCGGCGCTGGTGTGTCGGGGGCGCACGGCCGGAGGGTCGTCGGAGAGCAGCACCTCCGGGGCCTGGCCCGGCGTCCAGACCAGCCGCGCCTGCGCCAGCTCCGAGACCAGGTCGGCGAACTCGTCGGCCCCCGCCGACTGGTCTCGATCGGTGGGCCGCTGCAAACCGAACGGGTCTTCGGCCTGTTCGTGCGGCGCGTCGGGCGGGATCATCCACGCGCCCGGCGTCTGGTCTTCTTCCTGCTCGGCGCCTTCGCGCACCTCGGGGCGGCGCGTGAGGCGCGCGCTGCGCGGCGCGCGGGTGGCGGCGTTGTCGGCCGCGTCATGGCCCGCCAGCGCCGAGCCCGTGGTTCCGCCGGGCGGGCGCAGATCGCCGGTCCAGCTGTCGCGGAACAGGGGCGATGGCCCCAGGCGCCCGGCGTTGGCGAGGTCGCGCGCCATGTCGACCGCCATGCGGTGAGCGGCGCGGCCCGAGCTGTCGGGCGGCGCGCCGAGGGGGGCGTGCGCGTTCGGCTGGTCGCAGGGCTGCGCCATCCAGGCGCGCGCCAAGGCCTCCAGCGGGCGGCGCGACGCGGGGAATTGCGCCAGCGGCGGGCGGGCCGCGAGCGCGCCGCTGCGCAGGTGGTTCAAGGACTTCGCCATGCCGGGCAACAGCCGCGCCAGCGCGGCGTCGGCCGCCACGGCCTCGATCAGCAGGTAGAGGTCGAGCACCAGCGGCGAGGCACCGGGACCCGGGCCGGTGGCGCTGCCCCGGCTCGCCCGCATGGCCTGCACCAGGGCCAGGGTGCGAAAGCGGTCCAGGGCCAGCGTGGCGTCCGCGAGGCCGGTGTCGGGTGGCAACCAGATGCACTCGCCATCGGTGGCGGGCAGCGCCGCGCGCGCGCGTGGGAAGGCTTCGCGCTGGAACGCCTGGGCGAGCAGGGTGGGGCGGGCCGGCGTTTGCGCCGTGCGCAAGCGGTAGGGGGTGCCGAACACCGCCTCGATCAGCAGGCCCAGCCGCGGCGCCACGTCCACCAGCAGGGTCATGGGTTTGGCGGGCGCGTTGGAGCGGTGCCGCCGCCACAGCGCCTGCGTGAAGACGGTGGCGTGCCGGGCCACGTCGGTGATCACGTCCTCGGCTTCGGCCATGGGGCGGTGCCTTGCTCAGACGAAGGTGGCGTCGACCAGATCGTGCATCGCGCCCACCAGCGCTTCGTCGTCCGACAGCGGCGACACCACCGCGCTGAGGCAGGCCTGCCGGATCGGGATGCCGCTGACCACCAGCGCGGCCGCCGCGATCAGCAGGCGGGTGCTCGGCACCTCGGCCAGGCCGCGGTCGCGCAGCGCGCGCAGCCGATGCCCGAGCGACACCAGCGCCATGGCCGTGGCGTGGTCGGCGCCGGCCTCGCTCTCGATGATCGCGGCCTCGCGCGGGGCCGGCGGAAAGTCGAAGTCCAGCGCCACGAAGCGCTGCCGCGTGCTGGGCTTGAGGTCTTTCAGCATGCGCTGGTAGCCCGGGTTGTAGGAGATGACCAGCTGGAAACCGGGCGCGGCCACCAGCGTTTCGCCCGTCTTGTCGATGGGCAGGATGCGGCGGTGGTCGGTCAGCGAATGCAACACCACCATGGTGTCCTGCCGCGCTTCGACCACCTCGTCGAGGTAGCAGATGGCGCCCTCGCGCACGGCGCGGGTGAGGGGGCCGTCCTGCCAGGCGGTGCCGTCGTGGCGGATCAGGAAACGGCCGATCAGGTCGCTGGCGCTCAGGTCGTCGTGGCACGAGATCGTGATCAGGGGGCGCTGCAGCTTCCAGGCCATGTGTTCGACAAACCTCGTCTTGCCGCAGCCGGTGGGGCCTTTGAGCATCACGGCCAGCCGCAGGGCGTGGCAGTGCTCGAAGACCGCCACTTCCGCGCCCGAGGGCAGGTAGTACGGCTCGCCGGCGGCCACGGGAACACTCACCGGGTGGACAGGACCGGCCCGGCGTTGGGAGCGGGGGGCGCGCTGGCGTCCGCCTCGACATCGAAGCGCGGTGCATGGCGGAAGAAGTCGTAGATGAACAGCCCGACGCCGATCGCGAACAGCGAGCCGGTGGCGATCAGCATCACGAAGTGCACCTGGATCTTCAGCTGCGCGTCGAGGTAGCCCATGCCCATGATGCGTTCCAGGTAGACCTGCGCGATGCCGGCGGTGGCGAACGACAGCGTCATGCCGAACATGCCGCCCAGCTGCATCCAGAACGCCCAGTAGCCGAGGCTGCTGCCCTGCTCGCTGCGCCCCGGCACCATGGCCGGCAGGGCGTAGGTGATCATCGCGAGCACGATCATGGCGTAGGCGCCGTAGAAGGCGGCGTGGCCGTGCATGGCGGTGATCAGCGTGCCGTGGGTCCACTTGTTGACGTCGGGGAAGGTGTGCGCCAGGCCCAGAAGACCGGCCCCGAACAGGGTGAACAGCGCGCTGCCGATGGTCCAGTGAAGGGCCAGCGTGTTGGGGTGCGAGAGGCCGGCGCGGCGCATGGCCGAATACGCGAACATCGCCATGCCCACCAGCGCGGCGGGCTCCAGCGCGCTGAAGACGCCACCGATGGGCAGCCAGTACGAGGGCACGCCCACCCAGTAGTAGTGGTGCGCCGTGCCCAGGATGCCGGCGATGAAAACCAGACCCACGATCACATAGAGCCACTTCTCCATCACCTCGCGGTCGGCGCCGGACAGGCGGATCAGCAGGTAGGCCAGGAAGCCGCCCTGGATCATCACCCACACGCCCTCGACCCAGAGGTGGATCGTCCACCAGCGGTAGTAGATGGAGACGGTGTAGTTTTCGTATTCCAGCAGCGCGGGCAGGTACAGCAGCGCCGCCAGGCCGAGGCCGAGCACCAGCACGCCCTCGGTGGTGGTGAAGCGTCTGGAGCGCCAGATCGTCATGCCGATGTTGTAGAGAAAGATCAACATGCAGATCACGATCACGATCTTGTGCGGCAGGGGCTGTTCCAGCAGCTTGTTGCCGGTGCCGTAGCGGAACAGGTAGCCCACCACGGCGGTCACGCCCATCAGGGTCCACAGGCCCAGCTGCACGTAGGCGAGCTTGACGCTGTAGAGCTCGGTGCGCGATTCGTCGGGCACCATCCAGTAGGTGGCGCCCATGAAGCCGGTCAGCACCCACACGATCAGCAGGTTGGTGTGGATCACCTTGGTCACGTCGAACGGCAGGATGTTCAGCAGCGGATCGGGTCCGAGGTACTTGGCGGCCGACAGCAGGCCAAACACCAGCTGCAGCCCGAACAGCACCATGGCCACGGCGAAATACCAGTAAGCGACGGATTGAGACCTGTAGCGCATGTCAAAACTCCTGCAGAAGTGGCGGCGGTGGACCGCGGCCTGTGTGGGCTGGACGGCTTCGAAGCCCGTTACTTGAAGGTCGACAGGTAGGCAGCGAGGTGCTCGACCTGCTCGGGTGTCAGGTCCTTGGCGTAGGTGTTGGGCATGAACGAGACCCCGTTGGCCGAGTACATGGCCCCCGCGACCAGGTGCGCGCTGGGCTGGGTGATCGATTCGCGGATGAAGCTCTCCAGGTCGGTGGCCGAGCCTTTGTAGTCGGGGGACGCGAGGGTCTGCTGTGTGCGTGTGGCGATGCCGGCCAGCGAGGGGCCGGCCATGTCGGCCCCGGGCGTGAGGGAGTGGCAGGCGGTGCAGGCAGGGGCGGCGCTCTGGAACACGCGCTCGCCCAGGGCCACCGGGTCTTGGCCGGACGCGCCCGCGGCGGCGGTCGGCTTTGCGGCGGCTGCGGGGCTGGCGGCGCTCCCTCCCGTGGCGCCCAGGCCGGTGACCATGATCGGCCGCGGTGGCCAGCCCTGGTTGTCCACCTGGCTCACCCACTCGAGAAACGCGATCAGGCCGTCGATGTCGGCATCGCTCAGGTTCTGCTGGGGCATCAGCCGGCGGTGACGCTGCTCGTCGTAGAACTTCGACGGGTCTTTCAGGAAGGCCCGCAGGTAGGGCGCACCGCGCTGCTGGGCGATCTTGGTGAGGTCGGGGGCGTAGTACGCCCCTTCACCGAAGATGGTGTGGCAGTTGATGCAGTTGTTCTTGTGCCAGACGTTCTTGCCCAGGGTGACCGCAGGCGTGATGTTCTGCGCGTTGGTCAGTTTCGGGAACTGGCGGTGGCTGTCGACGGTGAGGCCGAGAAAGATCAGCGTGGCGAGCAGCGTGGAGCCGATCGCGAAGTAGCGTGCCTGGCGTTTGTTCATGGGTCTGCTCCGGCGTCAGACGCTGATGCCCGTCCAGTAGATGACGCTGATGGCGCTCGCGTAGGCGATGCCTGTGGCCATCAAACCGAGCACGACATGGCTGAAGACCTTGAAACTTCGGTATGCGGTCATGGTGGGCACCTCGACGGTTGCGCCGCATTCCCTCAGGGTGAGGGAGGCCGGCAGACGAGGCATGTTGACCAGTCCATCCCTCCCCGTATGTGCGGTAGCGAACTTAGCCCCGGTCACTGGCCGGCCAGCGCGCCCGTGCCTGGAGCCGACATCGCATGAAACAATCCCGCCATGACCGCGCCACCCCTTCACGCCGCCCTCTCCGAAGCCCTGGGCCACGCCCCCAGCGACAAGCGCCTGGAAGTCCTGCGCCGCGTGGCCGAGACCGGCTCGATCTCGCAGGCCGCGCGCGATGCGGGCATCAGCTACAAGGCGGCCTGGCAGGCGATCGACACGCTGAGCAACCTGAGCGGGCAGACGCTGGTGGACCGCACGGTGGGCGGCTCGGGCGGTGGCGGTGCGCGCATCACGCCACAAGGGCTGCAACTGCTTTCTCTCGCGGACGAGCTGGCGCAGGCGCGTGAGGCGGTGCTGGCGCGTTTTGCCGGCGGGTCTTCGGGTCTGCGCTTTGGTCTGGGTTTGCGCACCAGCATGCGCAACCAGCTGCCTTGCCGGGTCGAGGCGGTGGAGCCGCTGGGGCCGGGCGATCCCACGGTGCTGGTGCGGCTGCGCACGCCGGGGCAGGCGCTGCTCACGTCCAGTGTGACCCGCGAGAGCGCCGATCTGCTGGGCCTGCGCGCGGGGCTGGAGGTCCTGGTGCTGTGCAAGGCCACGGCGGTGCGGGTCGGACGGGATGCGGTGGACGAAGCGCCGGGCCAGTGTGTGCTGCCCGGTCGCATTCAGCGGCTGGCGCGCGGGCAGGGACGCGACGAGGTGGTGCTCGCGCTGGACGGGGGCGGTCAGTGGGTGGGCTTTGCCGATCACCCGTTTGCGGCGCGCAAGGGGCAGCTGGCCTGGGCGTCGATGGGCGTCTCGGCGCTGGTGATCGGTTTGGCGGGGTAGCGGGCTGCCCACATGGGCACCCTCGGGCATATGAACAGGTGTGCCGTACCAGGCTGGCGCAGTGCGCTGTTGCATGGGCCTGAATGGCGCAACCTTTCAAAGTGTGTTGTCAAAAAAGAGAGCACTTGTCTCAGTTTGAGTCGCTTTCTGCGCGTGGCACGGTTGTTGAGGACAGGTGAAGCAGCCGATTCGGCTTTCTTCATTTCCACCCTCAGAGGACGACACACATGCAATACGCAGCTCCCGGCACCCCCGGCGCCAAGATCGCCTACAAATCGCAATACAACAACTTCATCGGCGGCAAGTGGGTTGCCCCGGTCAAGGGCCAGTACTTTGATGTGATCTCGCCGGTGAACGGCCAGGTCTACACGCAGGCCGCCCGCTCCACCGCCGAAGACATCGACCTCGCGCTGGACGCGGCCCACGCCGCAGCCGACGCCTGGGGCAAGACCTCGGCCACCGAGCGCTCCAACATCCTGCTGAAGATCGCCGACCGCCTGGAAGCCAACCTCGAGTTGCTGGCCTACGCCGAGACGGTGGACAACGGCAAGCCGATCCGCGAAACGCTGAACGCCGACATCCCTCTGGCCATCGACCACTTCCGCTACTTCGCCGGCTGCGTGCGCGCCGAAGAAGGCAACATGAGCGAGATCGACGGTGACACCGTGGCCTACCACTTCCAGGAACCCCTGGGCGTCGTCGGCCAGATCATTCCCTGGAACTTCCCGATCCTGATGGCCGCCTGGAAGATCCCGCCGGCACTCGGCGCTGGCAACTGCATCGTGATGAAGCCGGCTGAGTCCACCCCCATCAGCCTGTTGATCCTGATCGAGCTGATCGCCGACCTGCTGCCCCCGGGCGTGCTCAACATCGTCAACGGTTTCGGCCGCGAAGCCGGCATGCCGCTGGCGACTTCCAAGCGCATCGCCAAGATCGCGTTCACCGGCTCCACCACCACGGGCCGTGTGATTGCCCAGGCCGCCGCCAACAACCTGATCCCCGCCACGCTGGAACTGGGCGGCAAGTCGCCCAACATCTTCTTTGCCGACATCATGGACAAAGACGATGCCTTCCTCGACAAGGCGATCGAAGGCCTGGTGCTGTTCGCGTTCAACCAGGGTGAGGTCTGCACCTGCCCGAGCCGCGCGCTGATCCAGGAAAGCATCTACGACAAGTTCATGGAGCGCGTGTTGAAGCGCGTGGCCGCCATCAAGATGGGCAGCCCGCTGGACACCGACACCATGATGGGCGCGCAGGCTTCCAAAGAGCAGCTGACCAAGATCCTGAGCTACCTGGAGCTGGGCAAGGCCGAAGGCGCCGAGGTGCTGATCGGTGGCGAGCAGGCCAAGATCGGTGGTGATCTGGACGGCGGCTACTACGTGCAGCCCACGCTGTTCAAGGGCCACAACAAGATGCGCATCTTCCAGGAAGAAATCTTCGGCCCGGTGCTGGCCGTGACCACTTTCAAGGACGAAGCCGAAGCCCTGGCGATTGCCAACGACACGCTGTACGGCCTGGGTGCCGGCGTGTGGTGCCGCAACGGCAACCTGGCCTACCGCATGGGCCGCGCCATCAAGGCTGGCCGTGTGTGGACCAACTGCTACCACGCCTACCCCGCACACGCTGCGTTCGGCGGCTACAAGGAATCGGGCCTGGGCCGCGAAAACCACAAGGCGATGTTGGGCCACTACCAGCAGACCAAAAACCTGCTGGTCAGCTACAGCGAGAACAAGCTGGGCTTCTTCTGATCCGCCCGGATTGAGGTGAGGTTCAAGGGGAGCTGGCAACGGCTCCCCTTTTCGCTTTCAGAACAAGGAGACAGTCATGGTTGAAAAAGTCATTGCCACCCCGGCGGCGGTCGAGCTGATTCAGTTGCTCAAGAGCAAGCACGGCCCCGAGCTGATGTTTCACCAGAGTGGCGGCTGCTGCGACGGCAGCGCGGCCAACTGCTACCTGCCCGGCGAGATCACGATGGGCGCGGGCGACGTGTGGCTGGGCGAGATCGGGGGCTGCGGTTTCTACATCGGCAAGGCGCAGTACGCGCTATGGCGCCACACCCAGCTCATCATCGACGTGATCGATGGACAAGGGGGCACCTTCTCGATCGAAGGGCCGGAGGGCAAAGCGTTTCTCACGCGCTCGCGCGTGTTCACCGAGGTCGAGATGGCCGAGCTGGAGGCGCAGGAGCGGGCTGCCGGCGTGGCACCACACCGCTGATGGCACAGCGGGTGTTCCATTTCCGAACACCTTCACCCCCGGACAGCGTGGCACGGAACTTGTAGCCAGAATCGGCTGGAACAACCGCCACCGACCCGGGGCTCATGCACACGCCGGGCGATTTTGTTGGAGACACGACATGAACCCACGCCCCTGCTTTGCCCTTCGCCGCCTGAACGCCGCGCTGCTGATCGCCCTGACCAGCGCCAGCGCGGCCCACGCCCAGACCACCCTGCAGGAGGTCGTGGTCACCGCCAACCGGCAGGAACAGAAGAGCTTCGACGCGCCCGCGTCCATCCAGGCCGTGGGGCAGGACGTGATCGAGGCGGCGGGGCCGCGCGTGAACCTGTCCGAGGCCATGAACCGCATCCCCGGCATCACGGTGCTCAACCGCCAGAACTACGCGCAGGACCTGCAGCTGTCGATCCGTGGCTCGGGTTCGCGTTCGCCGTTTGGCATCCGCGGCGCGCGCCTGATCGTCGACGGCATCCCCGCCACCATGCCCGATGGCCAGGGCCAGGCTTCGACCATCAGCCTGCCCTCGGCGCAGCGCATCGAGGTGCTGCGCGGCCCGCTGGCCCAGCTCTACGGCAACTCGGCCGGGGGCGTGCTGCAGGTGTTCACCGCCGACGGACCCAAGACCCCCGAGGTGCGCTTCAGCGTGGACGCGGGTTCCGACAACCTGCGGCGCTACGGCCTGCAGGCGGCGGGGCAGAGCGGTTCGCTGAACTACGTGATCGACCACAGCGACTTCTCCACCGACGGCTGGCGCACCAACGGCGCGGCCAAGCGCCAACACACCAACGCCAAGCTGCGTTGGGCGGCCAGCGAACAGACGAAATTCACCCTGGTGGCCAACGCCTTCGACCAGCCCGAATCGGGCGACCCGCTGGGCCTGACGCGCGAGCAGTTCCAGGCCAACCCGCGCCAGGCGGTGGCGAACTCGACCCTGTACCACGCGGGCAAGGACGTGTCGCAGAACCAGGTCGGCCTGGTGGCCGAACACAAGATCGACGCCCGGAGCGACATCACGGCACGGGTCTACGCGGGCGAACGCGATCTGGACAATCGGCTCTCGATTCCGCTGGTGGCGCAGACCTCGCCCACGGCGGCGGGCGGCGTGGTGCAGCTGGACCGCAGCTACAGCGGCACCGGCCTGCGCTACGCACGCCGCATCGCGGCCGGTGAAGGCGAGGTTCGCCTGAGTGCGGGGCTCGATGTGGAGCGCATGAGCGAGCGCCGCCGTGGCTTCATCAACAACCTGGGCGAGCAGGGCGAGCTCAAACGCGACGAAGACGACAGCGTCGACAGCACGGGCGTCTACACCCAGGCCGACTGGGCGATCAACGAAGGCTGGAGCGCGGTGGCCGGCCTGCGCGCCAACCGGGTGAACTTCCGGGTGAAGGATTTCTTCGTGCGCCCCGGCAACCCCGACGACAGCGGCCGCACGCGCTTCAACGCCACCAACCCCGTGATCGGTCTCACGCGCCACCTGAGCCCCGACACCAACGTCTACGCCAACATCGGCAAGGGCTTCGAGACACCGACGCTGACCGAGATCGCCTACACCGCCGACGGCAGCGGCCCCAACCTCCACCTCAAGTCCGCGCGCAGCACGCACGTGGAGCTGGGCCTGAAGACCAAGCTGGGCGAAGGCCAGCGGCTGGACGCGGCCCTGTTCCACATCGGCACCACCGACGAGATCGTGGTCGCGTCCAGCAGCGGCGGGCGCACGGTCTACACCAACGCCGGCAAGACCAGTCGCTCGGGCATCGAGCTGGCCCACAGCGCGCAGTGGAGCCCCGAGTGGCGCACGCATCTGGCGTTCTCCACACTGAACGCGCGCTTCGACCAGGCCTTCACCAGCGGCAGCGGCGCCACCGTGGCCAAGGGCAACCGCATCCCCGGCACGATGAACCGCACGCTGTTCGGCGAACTGGCCTGGCAGCCGCGCGCC
This window harbors:
- a CDS encoding c-type cytochrome is translated as MNKRQARYFAIGSTLLATLIFLGLTVDSHRQFPKLTNAQNITPAVTLGKNVWHKNNCINCHTIFGEGAYYAPDLTKIAQQRGAPYLRAFLKDPSKFYDEQRHRRLMPQQNLSDADIDGLIAFLEWVSQVDNQGWPPRPIMVTGLGATGGSAASPAAAAKPTAAAGASGQDPVALGERVFQSAAPACTACHSLTPGADMAGPSLAGIATRTQQTLASPDYKGSATDLESFIRESITQPSAHLVAGAMYSANGVSFMPNTYAKDLTPEQVEHLAAYLSTFK
- a CDS encoding nitric oxide reductase activation protein NorD; this translates as MAEAEDVITDVARHATVFTQALWRRHRSNAPAKPMTLLVDVAPRLGLLIEAVFGTPYRLRTAQTPARPTLLAQAFQREAFPRARAALPATDGECIWLPPDTGLADATLALDRFRTLALVQAMRASRGSATGPGPGASPLVLDLYLLIEAVAADAALARLLPGMAKSLNHLRSGALAARPPLAQFPASRRPLEALARAWMAQPCDQPNAHAPLGAPPDSSGRAAHRMAVDMARDLANAGRLGPSPLFRDSWTGDLRPPGGTTGSALAGHDAADNAATRAPRSARLTRRPEVREGAEQEEDQTPGAWMIPPDAPHEQAEDPFGLQRPTDRDQSAGADEFADLVSELAQARLVWTPGQAPEVLLSDDPPAVRPRHTSAAAPDAPQTFCYPEWDWRTAAYRHPGATVRLREAPAGAQRWVDDTLAAHRALLGAIRQRFAALRPQRMLRRRQTDGDDIDLEACVEGLANLRAGWPMADDLYCSQQRTRRDMAILILIDVSGSTDGWISNNRRVIDVEREALLLVCIALGAMGEPFAVQAFSGNGPASVSLWDIKRFDEPYSSAVALRIAALEPDQYTRTGAALRHASATLMREDATHRLLLLLSDGKPNDNDVYEGRYGIEDTRQAVTEARLQGISPFCLAVDRQAASYLPAVFGAQHHALLQTPTSLPTVLLDWMQRLVKS
- a CDS encoding cbb3-type cytochrome c oxidase subunit I → MRYRSQSVAYWYFAVAMVLFGLQLVFGLLSAAKYLGPDPLLNILPFDVTKVIHTNLLIVWVLTGFMGATYWMVPDESRTELYSVKLAYVQLGLWTLMGVTAVVGYLFRYGTGNKLLEQPLPHKIVIVICMLIFLYNIGMTIWRSRRFTTTEGVLVLGLGLAALLYLPALLEYENYTVSIYYRWWTIHLWVEGVWVMIQGGFLAYLLIRLSGADREVMEKWLYVIVGLVFIAGILGTAHHYYWVGVPSYWLPIGGVFSALEPAALVGMAMFAYSAMRRAGLSHPNTLALHWTIGSALFTLFGAGLLGLAHTFPDVNKWTHGTLITAMHGHAAFYGAYAMIVLAMITYALPAMVPGRSEQGSSLGYWAFWMQLGGMFGMTLSFATAGIAQVYLERIMGMGYLDAQLKIQVHFVMLIATGSLFAIGVGLFIYDFFRHAPRFDVEADASAPPAPNAGPVLSTR
- a CDS encoding DUF779 domain-containing protein, whose translation is MVEKVIATPAAVELIQLLKSKHGPELMFHQSGGCCDGSAANCYLPGEITMGAGDVWLGEIGGCGFYIGKAQYALWRHTQLIIDVIDGQGGTFSIEGPEGKAFLTRSRVFTEVEMAELEAQERAAGVAPHR
- a CDS encoding TOBE domain-containing protein — protein: MTAPPLHAALSEALGHAPSDKRLEVLRRVAETGSISQAARDAGISYKAAWQAIDTLSNLSGQTLVDRTVGGSGGGGARITPQGLQLLSLADELAQAREAVLARFAGGSSGLRFGLGLRTSMRNQLPCRVEAVEPLGPGDPTVLVRLRTPGQALLTSSVTRESADLLGLRAGLEVLVLCKATAVRVGRDAVDEAPGQCVLPGRIQRLARGQGRDEVVLALDGGGQWVGFADHPFAARKGQLAWASMGVSALVIGLAG
- a CDS encoding TonB-dependent receptor family protein; this encodes MNPRPCFALRRLNAALLIALTSASAAHAQTTLQEVVVTANRQEQKSFDAPASIQAVGQDVIEAAGPRVNLSEAMNRIPGITVLNRQNYAQDLQLSIRGSGSRSPFGIRGARLIVDGIPATMPDGQGQASTISLPSAQRIEVLRGPLAQLYGNSAGGVLQVFTADGPKTPEVRFSVDAGSDNLRRYGLQAAGQSGSLNYVIDHSDFSTDGWRTNGAAKRQHTNAKLRWAASEQTKFTLVANAFDQPESGDPLGLTREQFQANPRQAVANSTLYHAGKDVSQNQVGLVAEHKIDARSDITARVYAGERDLDNRLSIPLVAQTSPTAAGGVVQLDRSYSGTGLRYARRIAAGEGEVRLSAGLDVERMSERRRGFINNLGEQGELKRDEDDSVDSTGVYTQADWAINEGWSAVAGLRANRVNFRVKDFFVRPGNPDDSGRTRFNATNPVIGLTRHLSPDTNVYANIGKGFETPTLTEIAYTADGSGPNLHLKSARSTHVELGLKTKLGEGQRLDAALFHIGTTDEIVVASSSGGRTVYTNAGKTSRSGIELAHSAQWSPEWRTHLAFSTLNARFDQAFTSGSGATVAKGNRIPGTMNRTLFGELAWQPRAWPGFTAALEAVHRGSMVVDDVNSDRTDAATLFNLRLGWEQKLGAWKLKEYLRVDNLADKATIGSVIANDGNRRFFEPAPGRQWGVGVTVGYAF
- the exaC gene encoding acetaldehyde dehydrogenase ExaC, coding for MQYAAPGTPGAKIAYKSQYNNFIGGKWVAPVKGQYFDVISPVNGQVYTQAARSTAEDIDLALDAAHAAADAWGKTSATERSNILLKIADRLEANLELLAYAETVDNGKPIRETLNADIPLAIDHFRYFAGCVRAEEGNMSEIDGDTVAYHFQEPLGVVGQIIPWNFPILMAAWKIPPALGAGNCIVMKPAESTPISLLILIELIADLLPPGVLNIVNGFGREAGMPLATSKRIAKIAFTGSTTTGRVIAQAAANNLIPATLELGGKSPNIFFADIMDKDDAFLDKAIEGLVLFAFNQGEVCTCPSRALIQESIYDKFMERVLKRVAAIKMGSPLDTDTMMGAQASKEQLTKILSYLELGKAEGAEVLIGGEQAKIGGDLDGGYYVQPTLFKGHNKMRIFQEEIFGPVLAVTTFKDEAEALAIANDTLYGLGAGVWCRNGNLAYRMGRAIKAGRVWTNCYHAYPAHAAFGGYKESGLGRENHKAMLGHYQQTKNLLVSYSENKLGFF
- a CDS encoding CbbQ/NirQ/NorQ/GpvN family protein; translation: MSVPVAAGEPYYLPSGAEVAVFEHCHALRLAVMLKGPTGCGKTRFVEHMAWKLQRPLITISCHDDLSASDLIGRFLIRHDGTAWQDGPLTRAVREGAICYLDEVVEARQDTMVVLHSLTDHRRILPIDKTGETLVAAPGFQLVISYNPGYQRMLKDLKPSTRQRFVALDFDFPPAPREAAIIESEAGADHATAMALVSLGHRLRALRDRGLAEVPSTRLLIAAAALVVSGIPIRQACLSAVVSPLSDDEALVGAMHDLVDATFV